The following coding sequences lie in one Salvia hispanica chloroplast, complete genome genomic window:
- the rps14 gene encoding ribosomal protein S14, translating to MARKSLIQREKKRQKLEQKYHLIRRSSKKEISQVPSLSDKWEIYGKLQSPPRNSAPTRLHRRCFSTGRPRANYRDFGLSGHILREMVHACLVPGATRSSW from the coding sequence ATGGCAAGGAAAAGTTTGATTCAGAGGGAGAAGAAGAGGCAAAAATTGGAACAGAAATATCATTTGATTCGTCGATCCTCAAAAAAAGAAATAAGTCAAGTTCCATCATTAAGTGACAAATGGGAAATTTATGGAAAGTTACAATCCCCACCACGGAATAGTGCACCTACACGCCTGCATCGCCGTTGTTTTTCGACCGGAAGACCGAGAGCTAACTATCGAGATTTTGGACTATCCGGACACATACTTCGCGAAATGGTTCATGCATGTTTGGTGCCAGGAGCAACAAGATCGAGTTGGTAA
- the psbD gene encoding photosystem II protein D2, giving the protein MTIALGKFTKDENDLFDIMDDWLRRDRFVFVGWSGLLLFPCAYFAVGGWFTGTTFVTSWYTHGLASSYLEGCNFLTAAVSTPANSLAHSLLLLWGPEAQGDFTRWCQLGGLWTFVALHGAFGLIGFMLRQFELARSVQLRPYNAIAFSGPIAVFVSVFLIYPLGQSGWFFAPSFGVAAIFRFILFFQGFHNWTLNPFHMMGVAGVLGAALLCAIHGATVENTLFEDGDGANTFRAFNPTQAEETYSMVTANRFWSQIFGVAFSNKRWLHFFMLFVPVTGLWMSALGVVGLALNLRAYDFVSQEIRAAEDPEFETFYTKNILLNEGIRAWMAAQDQPHENLIFPEEVLPRGNAL; this is encoded by the coding sequence ATGACTATAGCCCTTGGTAAATTTACCAAAGACGAAAATGATTTATTTGATATTATGGATGACTGGTTACGGAGGGACCGTTTCGTTTTTGTAGGCTGGTCCGGCCTATTGCTCTTTCCTTGTGCCTATTTTGCTGTAGGGGGTTGGTTCACAGGTACAACCTTTGTAACTTCCTGGTATACCCATGGATTGGCGAGTTCCTATTTGGAAGGTTGTAATTTCTTAACAGCCGCAGTTTCTACTCCTGCTAATAGTTTAGCACATTCTTTATTGTTACTGTGGGGTCCTGAAGCACAAGGAGATTTTACTCGTTGGTGTCAATTAGGTGGTCTGTGGACTTTTGTTGCTCTGCATGGCGCTTTCGGACTAATAGGTTTCATGTTACGTCAATTTGAGCTTGCTCGATCTGTTCAATTGCGACCTTATAATGCAATCGCATTCTCTGGTCCAATTGCTGTTTTTGTTTCTGTATTCCTGATTTATCCACTAGGGCAGTCTGGTTGGTTCTTTGCACCCAGTTTTGGTGTAGCAGCTATATTTCGATTCATCCTCTTTTTTCAAGGATTTCATAATTGGACGCTGAATCCATTTCATATGATGGGAGTTGCCGGTGTATTGGGGGCTGCTTTGCTATGCGCTATTCATGGTGCTACCGTAGAAAATACTTTATTTGAAGATGGTGATGGTGCAAATACATTCCGTGCTTTTAACCCAACTCAAGCCGAAGAAACTTATTCCATGGTCACCGCTAATCGCTTTTGGTCCCAAATCTTTGGGGTTGCTTTTTCCAATAAACGTTGGTTACATTTCTTTATGTTATTTGTACCAGTAACCGGTTTATGGATGAGTGCTCTTGGAGTAGTCGGTTTGGCCCTGAACCTACGTGCCTATGACTTCGTTTCTCAAGAAATTCGTGCAGCGGAAGATCCGGAATTTGAGACTTTCTATACCAAAAATATTCTATTAAACGAAGGTATTCGTGCTTGGATGGCGGCTCAAGATCAGCCTCATGAAAATCTTATATTCCCTGAGGAGGTTCTACCACGTGGAAACGCTCTTTAA
- the psbC gene encoding photosystem II CP43 chlorophyll apoprotein: protein MKILYSLRRFYHVETLFNGTLSVAGRDQETTGFAWWAGNARLINLSGKLLGAHVAHAGLIVFWAGAMNLFEVAHFVPEKPMYEQGLILLPHLATLGWGVGPGGEVIDTFPYFVSGVLHLISSAVLGFGGIYHALLGPETLEESFPFFGYVWKDRNKMTTILGIHLILLGLGAFLLVFKALYFGGVYDTWAPGGGDVRKITNLTLSPSIIFGYLLKSPFGGEGWIVSVDDLEDIIGGHVWLGSICILGGIWHILTKPFAWARRALVWSGEAYLSYSLAALSVFGFIACCFVWFNNTAYPSEFYGPTGPEASQAQAFTFLVRDQRLGANVGSAQGPTGLGKYLMRSPTGEVIFGGETMRFWDLRAPWLEPLRGPNGLDLSRLKKDIQPWQERRSAEYMTHAPLGSLNSVGGVATEINAVNYVSPRSWLATSHFVLGFFLFVGHLWHAGRARAAAAGFEKGIDRDFEPVLFMTPLN from the coding sequence ATGAAAATCTTATATTCCCTGAGGAGGTTCTACCACGTGGAAACGCTCTTTAATGGAACTTTATCTGTAGCTGGTCGTGACCAAGAAACCACCGGTTTTGCTTGGTGGGCCGGAAATGCCCGACTTATTAATTTATCCGGTAAACTACTAGGAGCTCATGTAGCCCATGCCGGATTAATCGTATTCTGGGCGGGGGCAATGAACCTATTTGAAGTGGCTCATTTCGTACCAGAGAAACCTATGTATGAACAAGGATTAATTTTACTTCCCCATCTAGCTACTCTAGGTTGGGGGGTAGGACCCGGGGGAGAAGTTATAGATACCTTTCCATACTTTGTATCTGGAGTACTTCATTTAATTTCCTCTGCAGTATTGGGCTTTGGCGGTATTTATCATGCACTTCTGGGACCCGAGACATTGGAAGAATCTTTTCCATTCTTCGGTTATGTATGGAAAGATAGAAATAAAATGACCACAATTTTAGGTATTCACTTAATCTTGTTGGGTCTGGGTGCTTTTCTTCTAGTCTTCAAAGCTCTTTATTTTGGGGGCGTATATGATACTTGGGCTCCGGGAGGGGGAGATGTAAGAAAAATTACCAACTTGACCCTTAGCCCAAGTATCATATTTGGTTATTTACTAAAATCCCCCTTTGGGGGGGAAGGATGGATTGTTAGTGTGGACGATTTAGAAGATATAATCGGAGGACATGTATGGTTAGGTTCCATTTGTATACTTGGTGGAATCTGGCATATCTTAACTAAACCCTTTGCGTGGGCTCGACGCGCCCTTGTATGGTCTGGAGAGGCTTACTTATCTTATAGTTTAGCGGCTTTATCCGTCTTTGGTTTCATTGCTTGTTGTTTTGTCTGGTTCAATAATACTGCTTATCCTAGCGAGTTTTACGGACCTACTGGACCAGAAGCTTCTCAGGCTCAAGCATTTACTTTCCTAGTTAGAGATCAACGTCTTGGGGCTAATGTAGGATCTGCTCAAGGACCTACTGGCTTAGGTAAATATCTAATGCGTTCCCCGACTGGAGAAGTCATTTTTGGAGGAGAAACTATGCGTTTTTGGGATCTGCGTGCTCCTTGGTTAGAACCTCTAAGAGGTCCAAATGGATTGGACTTGAGTAGGTTGAAAAAAGACATACAACCTTGGCAAGAACGGCGTTCCGCAGAATATATGACTCATGCTCCTTTAGGCTCTTTAAATTCTGTGGGTGGTGTAGCTACTGAGATTAATGCAGTCAATTATGTCTCCCCTAGAAGTTGGTTAGCTACCTCTCATTTTGTTCTAGGATTCTTCCTTTTTGTGGGTCATTTATGGCACGCGGGAAGGGCTCGTGCAGCTGCAGCAGGATTCGAAAAAGGAATTGATCGTGATTTTGAACCTGTTCTTTTCATGACCCCTCTTAATTGA
- the psaA gene encoding photosystem I P700 apoprotein A1 — MIIRSPEPEVKILVDKDPVKTSFEQWAKPGHFSRTIAKGPDTTTWIWNLHADAHDFDSHTSDLEEISRKVFSAHFGQLSIIFLWLSGMYFHGARFSNYEAWLSDPTHIGPSAQVVWPIVGQEILNGDVGGGFRGIQITSGFFQIWRASGITSELQLYCTAIGALVFAALMLFAGWFHYHKAAPKLAWFQDVESMLNHHLAGLLGLGSLSWAGHQVHVSLPINQFLNAGVDPKEIPLPHEFILNRDLLAQLYPSFAEGATPFFTLNWSKYAEFLTFRGGLDPVTGGLWLTDIAHHHLAIAILFLIAGHMYRTNWGIGHGLKDILEAHKGPFTGQGHKGLYEILTTSWHAQLSLNLAMLGSLTIVVAHHMYSMPPYPYLATDYGTQLSLFTHHMWIGGFLIVGAAAHAAIFMVRDYDPTTRYNDLLDRVLRHRDAIISHLNWACIFLGFHSFGLYIHNDTMSALGRPQDMFSDTAIQLQPVFAQWIQNTHALAPSATAPGATASTSLTWGGGDLVAVGGKVALLPIPLGTADFLVHHIHAFTIHVTVLILLKGVLFARSSRLIPDKANLGFRFPCDGPGRGGTCQVSAWDHVFLGLFWMYNSISVVIFHFSWKMQSDVWGSISDQGVVTHITGGNFAQSSITINGWLRDFLWAQASQVIQSYGSSLSAYGLFFLGAHFVWAFSLMFLFSGRGYWQELIESIVWAHNKLKVAPATQPRALSIVQGRAVGVTHYLLGGIATTWAFFLARIIAVG; from the coding sequence TTTCGAGCAATGGGCCAAACCGGGTCATTTTTCAAGAACAATAGCTAAAGGACCTGATACTACCACTTGGATCTGGAACCTACATGCTGATGCTCACGATTTCGATAGCCATACCAGCGATTTGGAGGAGATCTCTCGAAAAGTATTTAGTGCCCATTTCGGCCAACTCTCCATCATCTTTCTTTGGCTGAGTGGCATGTATTTCCACGGTGCTCGTTTTTCCAATTATGAAGCGTGGCTAAGTGATCCAACCCACATCGGGCCGAGTGCTCAGGTGGTTTGGCCAATAGTGGGCCAAGAAATATTGAATGGTGATGTGGGCGGGGGTTTCCGAGGAATACAAATAACCTCTGGTTTTTTTCAGATTTGGCGAGCATCTGGAATAACTAGTGAATTACAACTCTATTGTACCGCAATCGGTGCACTGGTCTTTGCAGCGTTAATGCTTTTTGCTGGTTGGTTTCATTATCATAAAGCGGCCCCAAAATTGGCTTGGTTTCAAGATGTAGAATCTATGTTGAATCACCATTTAGCGGGGCTACTAGGACTTGGGTCTCTTTCTTGGGCGGGGCATCAAGTACATGTATCTTTACCGATTAACCAATTTCTAAACGCTGGAGTAGATCCTAAAGAGATACCGCTCCCTCATGAATTTATCTTGAATCGCGATCTTTTGGCTCAACTTTATCCAAGTTTTGCCGAGGGAGCAACCCCATTTTTCACCTTGAATTGGTCAAAATATGCGGAATTTCTTACTTTTCGTGGAGGATTAGATCCAGTAACCGGAGGTCTATGGTTGACTGATATTGCACATCATCATTTAGCAATTGCTATTCTGTTCCTGATAGCGGGTCACATGTATAGAACCAACTGGGGTATTGGTCATGGGCTAAAAGATATTTTAGAAGCTCATAAAGGTCCATTTACAGGCCAGGGCCATAAAGGCCTATATGAGATCCTAACAACATCATGGCATGCTCAATTATCTCTTAACCTAGCCATGTTAGGCTCTTTAACCATTGTTGTAGCTCACCATATGTATTCCATGCCCCCTTATCCATATCTAGCTACTGACTATGGTACACAACTGTCATTGTTCACACATCACATGTGGATTGGTGGATTTCTCATAGTCGGTGCTGCTGCGCATGCAGCCATTTTTATGGTAAGAGACTATGATCCAACTACTCGATACAACGATCTATTAGATCGTGTCCTTAGACATCGTGATGCAATAATATCACATCTCAACTGGGCGTGTATATTTCTGGGCTTTCACAGTTTTGGTTTGTATATTCATAATGATACGATGAGTGCCTTAGGGCGTCCTCAAGATATGTTTTCAGATACCGCTATACAATTACAACCCGTTTTTGCACAATGGATACAAAATACTCATGCTTTAGCACCCAGTGCAACGGCTCCTGGTGCAACGGCAAGTACCAGTTTAACCTGGGGGGGTGGTGATTTAGTAGCAGTGGGCGGCAAAGTGGCTTTGTTACCTATTCCGTTAGGAACCGCGGATTTTTTGGTACATCATATCCATGCATTTACGATTCATGTCACGGTATTGATACTCCTGAAAGGTGTTCTATTTGCTCGCAGCTCTCGGTTGATACCAGATAAAGCAAATCTTGGTTTTCGTTTTCCTTGTGATGGGCCTGGAAGAGGGGGTACATGTCAAGTATCGGCTTGGGATCATGTCTTCTTAGGACTATTCTGGATGTACAATTCTATTTCAGTAGTAATATTCCATTTCAGCTGGAAAATGCAGTCAGATGTTTGGGGCAGTATAAGCGATCAAGGGGTAGTAACTCATATCACGGGAGGAAACTTCGCGCAGAGTTCTATTACTATTAATGGGTGGCTCCGGGATTTCTTATGGGCACAGGCATCCCAGGTAATTCAGTCTTATGGTTCTTCATTATCTGCATATGGCCTTTTTTTCCTAGGTGCTCACTTTGTATGGGCTTTTAGTTTAATGTTTCTATTCAGTGGACGTGGTTATTGGCAAGAACTTATTGAATCCATCGTTTGGGCTCATAATAAATTAAAAGTTGCTCCTGCTACTCAGCCGAGAGCCTTGAGCATTGTACAAGGACGTGCTGTAGGAGTAACCCATTACCTTCTGGGTGGAATTGCCACAACATGGGCGTTCTTCTTAGCAAGAATTATTGCAGTAGGATAA
- the psaB gene encoding photosystem I P700 apoprotein A2, whose product MALRFPRFSQGLAQDPTTRRIWFGIATAHDFESHDDITEERLYQNIFASHFGQLAIIFLWTSGNLFHVAWQGNFESWVQDPLHVRPIAHAIWDPHFGQPAVEAFTRGGAFGPVNIAYSGVYQWWYTIGLRTNEDLYTGALFLLFLSAISLIAGWLHLQPKWKPSVSWFKNAESRLNHHLSGLFGVSSLAWTGHLVHVAIPGSRGESVRWNNFLDVLPHPQGLGPLFSGQWNLYAQNPDSSSHLFGTSQGAGTAILTLLGGFHPQTQSLWLTDMAHHHLAIAFIFLVAGHMYRTNFGIGHSIKDLLDAHIPPGGRLGRGHKGLYDTINNSLHFQLGLALASLGVITSLVAQHMYSLPAYAFIAQDFTTQAALYTHHQYIAGFIMTGAFAHGAIFFIRDYNPEQNEDNVLARMLDHKEAIISHLSWASLFLGFHTLGLYVHNDVMLAFGTPEKQILIEPIFAQWIQSAHGKTSYGFDVLLSSTSGPAFNAGRSIWLPGWLNAINENTNSLFLTIGPGDFLVHHAIALGLHTTTLILVKGALDARGSKLMPDKKDFGYSFPCDGPGRGGTCDISAWDAFYLAVFWMLNTIGWVTFYWHWKHITLWQGNVSQFNESSTYLMGWLRDYLWLNSSQLINGYNPFGMNSLSVWAWMFLFGHLVWATGFMFLISWRGYWQELIETLAWAHERTPLANLIRWRDKPVALSIVQARLVGLAHFSVGYIFTYAAFLIASTSGKFG is encoded by the coding sequence ATGGCATTAAGATTTCCAAGGTTTAGCCAAGGGTTAGCTCAGGATCCCACTACTCGTCGTATTTGGTTTGGTATTGCTACCGCACATGACTTCGAAAGTCATGATGATATTACTGAGGAACGTCTTTATCAGAATATTTTTGCTTCCCACTTCGGTCAATTAGCAATAATTTTTCTGTGGACTTCCGGAAATCTGTTTCATGTAGCTTGGCAAGGAAATTTTGAATCATGGGTACAAGACCCTTTACACGTAAGACCTATTGCTCATGCAATTTGGGATCCTCATTTTGGTCAACCGGCCGTGGAGGCTTTTACTAGAGGGGGTGCTTTTGGCCCAGTGAATATCGCGTATTCTGGTGTTTATCAGTGGTGGTATACAATCGGTTTACGCACTAATGAAGATCTTTATACCGGAGCTCTTTTTCTATTATTTCTTTCTGCCATATCCTTAATAGCAGGTTGGCTGCACTTACAACCGAAATGGAAACCGAGTGTTTCGTGGTTCAAAAATGCTGAATCGCGTCTGAATCATCATTTGTCAGGACTCTTCGGCGTAAGTTCCTTGGCTTGGACAGGACATTTAGTACATGTCGCTATTCCTGGATCCAGAGGGGAGTCCGTTCGATGGAATAATTTCTTAGATGTATTACCGCATCCCCAAGGGTTAGGCCCACTTTTTTCAGGTCAGTGGAATCTTTATGCTCAAAACCCTGATTCAAGTAGTCATTTATTTGGGACCTCCCAAGGAGCAGGAACTGCCATTCTAACTCTTCTTGGAGGATTTCATCCACAAACACAAAGTTTGTGGTTGACTGATATGGCTCATCATCATTTGGCTATTGCATTTATTTTTCTTGTTGCTGGTCATATGTATAGAACTAATTTCGGGATTGGACACAGTATCAAGGATCTTTTAGATGCACATATTCCTCCAGGAGGACGGCTGGGGCGTGGGCATAAGGGTCTTTATGATACAATCAACAATTCGCTTCATTTTCAATTAGGTCTTGCTCTAGCTTCTTTAGGGGTTATTACCTCCTTGGTAGCGCAACACATGTACTCTTTACCTGCTTATGCATTCATAGCACAAGACTTTACTACTCAAGCTGCATTATATACCCATCACCAATATATCGCAGGATTCATCATGACAGGGGCTTTTGCCCATGGAGCTATCTTTTTCATTAGAGATTACAACCCAGAGCAAAACGAAGATAATGTATTGGCAAGAATGTTAGACCATAAGGAAGCTATCATATCTCATTTAAGTTGGGCCAGCCTCTTTTTGGGATTCCATACCCTGGGACTTTATGTTCATAATGATGTCATGCTTGCTTTTGGTACTCCGGAAAAGCAAATTTTGATCGAACCCATATTTGCTCAATGGATACAATCGGCTCATGGGAAAACTTCATATGGGTTCGATGTACTTTTATCTTCAACCAGCGGCCCGGCATTCAACGCGGGTCGAAGCATCTGGTTGCCCGGTTGGTTAAATGCTATTAATGAGAATACTAATTCATTATTCTTAACAATAGGGCCCGGAGACTTTTTAGTCCATCATGCTATTGCTCTGGGTTTACATACAACTACATTGATCTTAGTAAAAGGTGCTTTAGATGCACGGGGTTCCAAGTTAATGCCAGATAAAAAGGATTTCGGTTATAGTTTTCCATGCGATGGCCCTGGCCGAGGGGGTACTTGTGACATTTCGGCATGGGACGCATTTTATTTAGCAGTTTTTTGGATGTTAAATACTATTGGATGGGTTACTTTTTATTGGCATTGGAAGCATATCACATTATGGCAGGGTAACGTTTCACAATTTAATGAATCTTCCACTTATTTGATGGGCTGGCTAAGAGATTATTTATGGTTAAACTCTTCACAACTTATCAATGGATATAACCCTTTTGGTATGAATAGTTTATCGGTCTGGGCATGGATGTTCTTATTTGGACATCTTGTTTGGGCTACTGGATTTATGTTCTTAATCTCCTGGCGGGGATATTGGCAAGAATTGATTGAAACTTTAGCATGGGCTCATGAACGCACACCTTTGGCGAATTTGATTCGATGGAGAGATAAACCCGTGGCGCTTTCTATTGTGCAAGCAAGATTGGTTGGATTAGCCCATTTTTCTGTAGGTTATATATTCACTTATGCAGCTTTCTTGATTGCCTCTACGTCGGGAAAATTTGGCTAA
- the psbZ gene encoding photosystem II protein Z → MTLVFQLAVFALIATSSILLISVPVVFASPDGWSSNKNVVFSGTSLWIGLVFLVGILNSLIS, encoded by the coding sequence ATGACTCTTGTTTTCCAATTGGCTGTTTTTGCATTAATTGCTACTTCATCAATCTTATTGATTAGCGTACCTGTCGTATTTGCTTCTCCCGATGGTTGGTCAAGTAACAAAAATGTTGTATTTTCCGGTACATCATTATGGATTGGGTTAGTCTTTCTGGTGGGTATCCTCAATTCTCTCATCTCTTGA